A window of the Williamsia phyllosphaerae genome harbors these coding sequences:
- a CDS encoding Fpg/Nei family DNA glycosylase, translated as MPELPEVENARQVVEKALDRTITEIDDHDEYECRPHRPGEIADALVGGRLTTANRRGKAMWCETETADGTPGPSLGVHLGMGGRIIVTAPDGENSSNYGGGNAKVGVREKDKPEWTRFSMTFDDGGQLRLFDKRRLGRVRLEPDIDALGTDAAEMDRDEFRTMIAASAAPLKARLLDQNAISGIGNLLADEVLWQSAISPSRRAKTLDVDEADELRRVLRRCTRAAIRKGGVHTGEIIPFRHADASCPRCGAPMKRGTVGGRTTWWCSKEQS; from the coding sequence GTGCCTGAACTTCCCGAGGTCGAGAACGCGCGACAGGTCGTCGAGAAAGCGTTGGACCGCACCATCACCGAGATCGACGACCACGACGAATACGAATGCCGCCCGCACCGGCCCGGCGAGATAGCCGACGCTCTCGTCGGGGGGCGACTCACCACGGCGAATCGACGCGGCAAAGCGATGTGGTGCGAGACCGAGACCGCGGACGGCACGCCCGGTCCCTCGCTCGGAGTCCATCTCGGCATGGGTGGTCGCATCATCGTCACCGCCCCGGACGGCGAGAACTCGTCGAACTACGGCGGCGGTAACGCGAAAGTCGGAGTGCGGGAGAAGGACAAGCCGGAGTGGACGCGGTTCTCGATGACCTTCGACGACGGCGGACAGTTGCGACTGTTCGACAAGCGGCGCCTCGGTCGGGTCCGGCTGGAGCCGGACATCGACGCCCTGGGCACCGACGCCGCCGAGATGGATCGCGACGAGTTCCGCACCATGATCGCCGCCAGCGCCGCCCCGCTCAAAGCCAGGCTGCTCGACCAGAACGCGATCTCCGGCATCGGCAACCTGTTGGCCGACGAGGTGCTGTGGCAGTCGGCCATCTCACCGTCGCGACGGGCCAAGACGCTCGACGTCGACGAGGCCGACGAGCTCCGTCGCGTGCTGCGACGGTGCACCCGGGCGGCGATCCGCAAGGGCGGCGTCCACACAGGCGAGATCATCCCGTTCCGGCACGCGGACGCGTCCTGCCCCCGATGCGGCGCGCCGATGAAGCGCGGC